tgtgtagcaggctataccatgtaggtttgtgtaagcacactctatgatgttcccacaacaatgaaatcacctaacgacgcatttctcagaacgcatcCCCATTGCTAAATGGCCCGTGACTGTACCGATATTTGCACATAGTGTGAGACAGGGATCCAAATTCATCGttgtgcatgtggatatccagttgtcccagcactacaTGTTGTTTTTATCCATTAATTTGTTTCAGATACTTATCCTTCTACAGATATCCCACATATACATAGACAGCTCCTAACACACTGCCCGCAAACACACGCTCTTCCCTAGTGTGTCCTGGATTGCAGCCTTAATGGGGTGTGACTGCCCTCTGGGGTCCCTGGAGTGCTCCTTCCCACATTCCCAGCAGCTCAGTCACTGTCCCTTGGGAACTACTTGGGCTCCATTACTCCCCAACTGAAGAGCAAGAACCAAATGTTTCTCCCTATTTGAGTTACAGGTTAAAACCTTCCGTTGCTCACACCAGAcactttcctattcttttttcacatttgtCTTCACCAGTGACCATCACTTGTCTCATGAGTGAAAATGGCAGAGTTTTTCTCTGTTTGTTCATCACAAGAGTAATTTGAATAGTGAACAAGACCAAAATCATGATTACCCCTCAGGCCTCTGCTGGGATCTGTGCACAATCCCTTAAACCAAAACGACCTGTGCGGCTGAGGAAACTTCAGGTCTCAGCAGTTGGCACTGGGTTTCCTCCTGTTGGTGTTCCCAATGGCTTCCATGCAGGGCTTGTGGGCCCCTCTCTCCAGTATGTGCTCAGCAGATTATTTTCCCTTTCTGTGTGTCTCTTTAGTGATCTGAGAGTAACCTGAGATTCTCTGACTGTGAAGGCAACGGGCAGAGGATGCTGTAGGGAAGAGATTTGGAATTCCATAGCAGTATCGAAGATGAGCTTGATTGTGTGCCAGGGTGGTGGTGTTGGGGACAAAGCAAGTGTGAGTGGAGAGATGGGGAGGCACAGTTAGGACTGACCACACTATGAGCTAACCTGGCTCATTTCACCTGGACCAGAGAGCTGACCCTCCCAGATACACATAGGACGGAAGGAGATGTCTTTATACCCCACCATCTTATCACCAGTTCTCAGCCAACACAGACCTGTTTGCCCTTATATTGtcattgaaataaaagaaaaatttccagacTTCTTAAATTCGTTGATCTGTCCCTGAGTTGAAAAGCACATTCTTTCCCTGTGAGTCTGTATGCCCGTGAGAAAACTCCCCTTTGGAAGCAGACTTTCTGCAGGGTCTCAATGGCTCCTAGGCAGTTGAGCCTCTAGTTACACGTAGTTTCCTTAGACTTGTGGAATCATCTGCCTTCAAGCTGCTGAGGGGCCGGATGGGGATGCCCAGGGAGACATTCCCCTGCAGGTATAGACCGGCTGTTTTCTCCCATGTGCTCTCTTCGTATGATCacacacctgtgtgtgtgtgtgtgtgtgtagtgtgtgtctGCACGTGGGTGCATGGATTTTGCAGATGGGGTTAGGGATGACAGAGTAGTGTCCTTGTTCAGTGGGCACATTAGGTAGATGGACAAACATCCAGAAAGACTGATTTCCTTTGACACAATGTGATGTCCAGTAcacttatttattcaaataaacgAGTATGTCCTGAGGATCTGTGTTGTCTCTGCCCTTGGTCCTGTGGGGAGTCCAGGGGATGAGAGGACAGGTGCTCCTCATCTGCTTTCAGCAGCAAAGACAATTCCGTGCCAGGGAAGGGCAGCCAGAGGTCAGTGGGAAATAAGCAAAAGCGACAAGGGCTGTTTGGCTTCAGTAGGAAGAGAGCTAAGGGAGGGCCAGGTCACATGGGAAGgtcaggggagggagaagggacctGGCAGGACTCTGAAGTTGGTAGATCagagggaggtgagggagggaaggagcacCTGTGAGCCCTGAAGGGGCAGAACACCAGGCATGAATGTGCTTATCAGTTGGTGGGTCACAGTCCTCTTTGGCGTCTGTCACTTAGAATCCACGTCACCCAAGGCGTCCTGCCGGAACCTGGAGAGCAGCAGGTAGAGCAggcccagggccaccagcagggcGGCCACCCCCAGCCTGGCCCGGCTCCAGGGCGccctcctccactcccacagCGCGGCCAGCAGCCCGCGCCCCCGCCGCCTCTGCAGGCGGGCGGCCACGGTCTCCGCCACCCTGCGGAGCCGCTCCTCGGGGCGCGCGCCGCCCAGCGCCTGCGCCAGGCGGTACACGTCGTTCGTGTAGGGGGCGCCCCGGTGGGCCCCGACCAGCCGCTCCACCAGCGCCATCAGCTCGTCCACCTGGGCCTCCCGCTCCCCGCCGGTGGCGCGGTTGTCGAAGGCGCAGGCGCGGCCCCCGCACTCGGCCAGCAGCTCCCGCAGCGCGCGGTTGTCGGTGCAGCGCACGTAGTCCTGCAGCGAGTCCCCCGCCAGGTCCTCCTTCCGCGTGAAGAGCACGACCGTGCGCGCCATCACGCCGTCGCCGAACATGTCCCTCAGCCGCCGCGCGGCCTGCTGGTCCTGGGCGGTGAAGCGGCCCAGCTGGGTCACCAGGAGCAGGGCGTGGGGCCCGGGGGCCGAGAGCAGGTAGCAGCGGCCTCTCTCCCCGCACCCCGGCTCTGTCTCCGGGTCTTCGGCGCCGAACAGGTCCGGGGTGTCGATGACTTCCACGTG
The nucleotide sequence above comes from Diceros bicornis minor isolate mBicDic1 chromosome 3, mDicBic1.mat.cur, whole genome shotgun sequence. Encoded proteins:
- the LOC131398946 gene encoding GTPase IMAP family member 1-like, with product MGGRKMARDEENAYGSEDAAQAPQEPRLRLILAGRTGAGKSATGNSILGQRRFLSRLGAASVTRTCAVGSRRWAGGHVEVIDTPDLFGAEDPETEPGCGERGRCYLLSAPGPHALLLVTQLGRFTAQDQQAARRLRDMFGDGVMARTVVLFTRKEDLAGDSLQDYVRCTDNRALRELLAECGGRACAFDNRATGGEREAQVDELMALVERLVGAHRGAPYTNDVYRLAQALGGARPEERLRRVAETVAARLQRRRGRGLLAALWEWRRAPWSRARLGVAALLVALGLLYLLLSRFRQDALGDVDSK